The Hydrogenophaga crocea genome contains a region encoding:
- the pilW gene encoding type IV pilus biogenesis/stability protein PilW, protein MTQPAFRPLPSRSRSLLWLLSAALALVVLAGCASQAPRVSSTPTPGVEPMTASDEPQSVRRARLRYELAANYFDQGQTTVALDEIKLALAADANFGPAYILRGLVYMRLQDDALAEESFRRALQINPRDAEAQHAYGLFACEKARYEQADRLFQQALESPTYKNRPRTLLLQGVCLLRAGKLPEAEAALARAYEFDPGNPIAAYNLASLKHRRGDSQAAQFIIRRVNNSELANAETLWLGIRVERRLGNDVVVAQLAQQLGRRFPESPQWAAYQRGAFND, encoded by the coding sequence ATGACACAGCCAGCGTTCCGACCGCTCCCGTCCCGTTCCCGCTCCCTGCTGTGGCTGCTGTCCGCGGCACTGGCGTTGGTGGTGCTGGCCGGTTGTGCGTCGCAGGCGCCGCGCGTGTCGTCCACGCCCACGCCAGGGGTCGAGCCCATGACCGCTTCCGACGAGCCGCAGTCGGTGCGCCGGGCGCGACTGCGCTACGAGCTCGCGGCCAACTATTTCGACCAGGGCCAGACCACGGTGGCGCTCGACGAGATCAAGCTCGCGCTCGCGGCCGACGCCAACTTCGGCCCGGCCTACATCCTGCGCGGCCTGGTCTACATGCGGCTGCAGGACGACGCGCTGGCCGAGGAGAGCTTCCGCCGCGCGCTGCAGATCAACCCGCGCGACGCCGAAGCGCAGCACGCCTACGGCCTGTTCGCCTGCGAGAAGGCGCGCTACGAACAGGCCGACCGCCTGTTCCAGCAGGCGCTCGAAAGCCCGACCTACAAGAACCGCCCGCGCACGCTGCTGCTGCAGGGCGTGTGCCTGCTGCGCGCGGGCAAGCTGCCCGAGGCCGAGGCCGCGCTTGCGCGCGCCTACGAGTTCGACCCGGGCAACCCCATCGCCGCCTACAACCTCGCGAGCCTCAAGCACCGCCGCGGCGACAGCCAGGCCGCGCAGTTCATCATCCGCCGCGTCAACAACTCCGAGCTGGCCAACGCCGAAACGCTGTGGCTGGGCATCCGCGTGGAACGCCGGCTGGGCAACGACGTGGTCGTGGCCCAGCTGGCTCAGCAGCTCGGCCGGCGCTTCCCCGAATCGCCCCAATGGGCCGCGTACCAGCGCGGAGCTTTCAATGACTGA